The sequence CACGGCAGAGGGCGAGTGATCGGGCCAGATAGGCCGGCCCATTTGGGCCGGACCACTCAATCAAGCGCACTGACGCGCGAAAAAGCAGGTCATAAAAAAACCCGGCATCAGCCGTAATGCCGTTCAGTTAAGCGACTGAACGGCATTTTTGTTGGTGGAGCAAACCTGTTGTAAACAGGGCGTGGCGATGTTAACTTTCGTCGCCATGCTGGTTGACGACCTTCCTCTTCTTGTCGATTCACACCCACCGTTCGAATGGGACCGGCTGGGCGAGCATCTGCCGTACGAATGGATCGAGCAGGCAGTTCAGGCCAGCGGCAGTGCCAGCCTGCGCCGTCGTCGTCTGCCAGCGCAGCAGGTGGTGTGGCTGGTGATCGCACTGGCGTTGTACCGGCATCAGTCAATCAGCGAGGTCGTTGACGGGCTGGAACTTGCGCTTCCCGCGCCCGATGCGTCGTTTGTCAGCAAGAGCGCCATCACCCAGGCACGGCAACGCACCGGCGCCGCGCCGCTGGCGTGGCTCTTTCACGAGTCCGCCAGGAACTGGGTTGCCCAGGATCAGGCGCAATACCTCTTCAAGGGATTCTCGCTGTTCGCCATGGACGGCACCACGCTGCGCACGGCCGACAGTGCCGCCAACCGCAGGCACTTCGGGGCATCCGCGGCCGTGCATGACCGGGTGGGCAGCTATCCCCAGTTGCGTGCCGTTACGCTCACCGCCATTCCCACGCATCTGGTACGCGATGTCGAATTCGGCCCTTATGACGTCAACGAGATGATCTCGGCGCGTGAACTCATGCCGCGTGTGCCGGAGAACTCCATTACGGTGTTCGATAAAGGGTTCCTGTCCGCCCAGCTGCTGTGCAGCCTGGTCGCGGGCGGGGAGAACCGGCATTTCATCATTCCGGCCAAGTCCAATACACGCTGGGAGGTGCTCAGTGGTGAGTCCGGCGATCAGATGGTGCGCATGCGCGTGTCGCCGCAGGCGCGAAAGGCGTGTCCGGAGCTGCCCGAGTCCTGGCAGGCCCGTGCCGTGCTCGCCGTCGATGCCGGTGGCCGGCAGCGGGTATTGCTGACTTCCCTGAGCGATCGGCAGCGGTTTAAGGCCGGTGACATCGTGTCCTGCTACGAACGTCGCTGGCAAATCGAGACCAGCTACCGTGAATTGAAGCAATCGATGCTGGGCATGGAGTTGACCCTTCGCAGTCAGACCGTGGAAGGCGTCTACCAGGAGTTCTGGGGCGCTTTGATCGCCTACAACCTGATTCGCCTGGAGATGGCGAAGGCTGCCCTGGAGGCCGGCCGCACACCCGAGGAGCTGAGCTTCATCAGGGCGTTTCACACGATCCAGTACGAAATGACGTGGGCGGCCGTCACGCGCTCGTACGGCAAACTCCCTGCGCTACTCGCGCGCCTGCGCGAGCGCCTCAAGCAGCTTCCCAACGAAAAACGGCCCGGGCGCTCATGCGCTCGGGCCGTCAAGTCCAGACCTTTCCGTTACACCGTCCGGTACCTGAAGCGGGACCTTAACTGAACGGCATTACGGCATCAGCCGGGTTTTTTATGTGCGGGTCGCCGCTATCGGAGCAGTCAGATCACCAGATCTGCCACCACGACTTCGACGCGCCGGAGCGCGAATGCCCCGTGATGTACGGGCTATCGGGGAAGGTGGCGGCGAGCACGCGCTTCGTATCTTCGGCCAGCTGCGGCTCGTTCAATTGCGTGTACGACAGCATCATGATGTGCAGCGCATCTTCGATCGCCGGCGCGTTCTTGTATTCCTTGATCGCGAGCTGGGCACGGTTGATCGCTGCCACGTAAGCGCCGCGGCGATAGTAGTAGTCGGCGGCGTGCACTTCGTGCGACGCGAGCGCGTTCACGATATAGCGCATGCGGGCGGCCGCATCCGGCGCGTACTTGCTGTTCGGGTACTTGTCGACCACGACCTTGAACGCGTCATACGACTCGCGCAGCGACTTCGGATCGCGCTCGCTCATGTCCTGACCGGAGAAGCGGCCGAAGAGACCGAGGTCGTCGTTGAAGTGGATCATCCCCTTCAGATAGTACGCGTAGGCGATATCGGGGTGATCCGGGTGCAGCTGGATGAAACGGTCGATGGCGGTGTCGGCGGCGGCCGTTTCGCTGTCTTTCCAGTTGCAGTAGGCAACGTTGATCTGCGCCTGCTGAGCGAAGTGGCCGAACGGGTCGCGGCCCTCGAGCGCTTCGAAGTACTTCGCGCACTTGCCCCAATCCCCGCCGGTCAAGGCGTCTTGGGCCTCCGAGTATAATTTGTTGTTCGACCAGGTCGCCGTCTCATCGGTCTTTTGCGGCAGGCCGTGGCAAGCTGCCACGAGCGCAACGACTGCGCCCAGTGCCAAATAGGTGCTAGCGGGTTTGATTGCGCGCTTTGCCGCATGGGCGGCCGCGCCGAGGGCCGATTTGATGATGGTGTTCAGGGCTCGCATTTCCTAGCAATAAGTCTCAGTGACCCAGTCTAAATGACCCGCTCAAGTGCTTCAGGCGCCAATTCGCGAAACAAATCCGGCCCCAAAGATCGCGACAAAGATTATAGCCCAAGCGCCGCCCCCGCCGACGCGCCGGCAGGGGAACCCCTAAATGATGATTTTTCGGCCGACACGTCCGGGTCCCTAGCCGCGTCCGGGGATGACGCACCCGTCGCCGCGGGGCGCCATGCCGGCGACACCGCACCGCGAGTCGCGCATGTCCCTCCCGAGCTCTCCGGCGAGCGGCTCGACAAGGTGCTCGCGAAGGTGTTTCCCGAGTTCTCGCGCAGCCGCTTGCAAAGCTGGATCGAAGCGGAGCGCGTGCTTGTCGACGGGGTGCCCGCGAAAGTGCGCCAGCCGGTGCCGCTCGGCGCGACCATCGAACTGACGCCCGATTTGCTGCCCGAGCAGCTCGCGTTCGCGCCCGAGCCTGTGCCGCTCGACATCGTCTACGAAGACGACACGCTCGTCGTCATCAACAAGCCCGCGGGGCTCGTCGTGCATCCGGCTGCGGGCAACTGGAGCGGCACGATCCTCAACGGCCTCTTGCATCGCTACGGCGACGCGGCGGCCGGCCTGCCGCGCGCGGGCATCGTGCACCGGCTCGACAAGGAGACCTCGGGACTCATGGTCGTCGCGCGCACGCTCGAAGCACAGACCGATCTCGTGCGCCAGTTGCAGGCGCGCACGGTCAAGCGCCGCTATCTCGCGCTCGTGTGGGGCAACATGCCGTCCGAAGGCACGATCGACGCGCCGATCGGCCGCGATCCCCGCGAACGCACGCGGATGGCCGTCGTGACCGGCGCTTCGGGCAAGCGGGCGCGGACGCATTTTCGTACGGTCGACGAAACAATTTGGGAGCGCCAGCCTGTGTCGGCGATTCATTGCGATCTGGAGACCGGCCGCACGCATCAGATCCGTGTGCACTGTGCGCACATCGGCCACCCGCTGCTCGGGGACCCCGTCTATGGACGCGCGCGCGGCAAGCGTTCGGTGACGCCGCTGCCGGGCGGCTTCGCGCGCCAGGCGCTGCACGCATGGCGGCTTGGCCTGATCCATCCGCAGACCGGACGCCCGATGCAATGGCGTGCCGACCCGCCCGAGGACATGGTCGCGCTGGCTGAGGCGCTGGGCCTCGGCGGCGGCGAGCCCGAACTCGACGACGACTATGATGTCTACGACGACGAGTTCGACGGCGCGGGCGAAGGCTACGAATCGTCCTACGACGAAGACGAGAACGAATAAGTCTCACGACGCGTCGGCGCTCATCAAGCCCGCCGCCGACAACGATAACGAGGATCGATCCGCATGACCTTGCCGAACCTGACGTTCGCTGACTGCCTGCAACCCGAATGGCGCGTGTCGCCGCGCGTGCGCGCGCTCGTGACGACGCGCAACGGCGGCGTGAGCGAACCGCCTTACGGCCGCTGGACTGCGGGAGCCGATCAGGCTGGCGGCTTGAACCTCGGCCTGCACACGGGTGACGACCCGGTCGCGGTCGTCGCCAATCGCGCGCGCTTGCTGTCGCTTGCCGACACGCGCGCCGCGTGGCTCGAACAAGTCCATGGCAACGAAGTCGTGCTCGCCGACGACGTGATCGCCGCTGCCGCAAACGGTGCGGCGCCGACCCGCGCCGATGCCAGCGTCACCGCGACACCCGGCGTGGCGTGCCTCGTGATGGTCGCGGATTGCATGCCGGT comes from Trinickia violacea and encodes:
- a CDS encoding IS4 family transposase codes for the protein MLVDDLPLLVDSHPPFEWDRLGEHLPYEWIEQAVQASGSASLRRRRLPAQQVVWLVIALALYRHQSISEVVDGLELALPAPDASFVSKSAITQARQRTGAAPLAWLFHESARNWVAQDQAQYLFKGFSLFAMDGTTLRTADSAANRRHFGASAAVHDRVGSYPQLRAVTLTAIPTHLVRDVEFGPYDVNEMISARELMPRVPENSITVFDKGFLSAQLLCSLVAGGENRHFIIPAKSNTRWEVLSGESGDQMVRMRVSPQARKACPELPESWQARAVLAVDAGGRQRVLLTSLSDRQRFKAGDIVSCYERRWQIETSYRELKQSMLGMELTLRSQTVEGVYQEFWGALIAYNLIRLEMAKAALEAGRTPEELSFIRAFHTIQYEMTWAAVTRSYGKLPALLARLRERLKQLPNEKRPGRSCARAVKSRPFRYTVRYLKRDLN
- a CDS encoding outer membrane protein assembly factor BamD; its protein translation is MRALNTIIKSALGAAAHAAKRAIKPASTYLALGAVVALVAACHGLPQKTDETATWSNNKLYSEAQDALTGGDWGKCAKYFEALEGRDPFGHFAQQAQINVAYCNWKDSETAAADTAIDRFIQLHPDHPDIAYAYYLKGMIHFNDDLGLFGRFSGQDMSERDPKSLRESYDAFKVVVDKYPNSKYAPDAAARMRYIVNALASHEVHAADYYYRRGAYVAAINRAQLAIKEYKNAPAIEDALHIMMLSYTQLNEPQLAEDTKRVLAATFPDSPYITGHSRSGASKSWWQIW
- a CDS encoding RluA family pseudouridine synthase, whose amino-acid sequence is MTRSSASGANSRNKSGPKDRDKDYSPSAAPADAPAGEPLNDDFSADTSGSLAASGDDAPVAAGRHAGDTAPRVAHVPPELSGERLDKVLAKVFPEFSRSRLQSWIEAERVLVDGVPAKVRQPVPLGATIELTPDLLPEQLAFAPEPVPLDIVYEDDTLVVINKPAGLVVHPAAGNWSGTILNGLLHRYGDAAAGLPRAGIVHRLDKETSGLMVVARTLEAQTDLVRQLQARTVKRRYLALVWGNMPSEGTIDAPIGRDPRERTRMAVVTGASGKRARTHFRTVDETIWERQPVSAIHCDLETGRTHQIRVHCAHIGHPLLGDPVYGRARGKRSVTPLPGGFARQALHAWRLGLIHPQTGRPMQWRADPPEDMVALAEALGLGGGEPELDDDYDVYDDEFDGAGEGYESSYDEDENE